Proteins encoded within one genomic window of Bradyrhizobium sp. 186:
- a CDS encoding class II aldolase/adducin family protein produces MNAMSAREPHAAAHGIEPAEWDARVKLAACYRMVAKLGMDDLIYNHISLRVPGHDDQFLLNPYGLLFDEITASSLVKIDTNGNKLDDTPHAVNVAAFVIHAAIHTSNHDAACVLHTHSDASVAVSGQEKGLLPLSQFAMRFYDRQAFHDYEGVAIDLDEQARLVRDLGPHKVMLMRNHGILTVGRTPGEAFMLLYYFERAARIQLQMQAAAAAGATLVIPPHEVCEKAARQFWELQGDILVPGEREWPALMRQLDRTDPSYRN; encoded by the coding sequence GTGAACGCGATGTCAGCAAGAGAGCCACACGCCGCGGCGCACGGGATCGAGCCAGCCGAATGGGATGCCCGGGTCAAGCTTGCGGCCTGCTATCGCATGGTCGCAAAGCTCGGGATGGACGACCTGATCTACAATCACATCTCCTTGCGCGTTCCCGGCCACGACGATCAGTTCCTCCTCAATCCCTACGGGCTGCTGTTCGACGAGATCACGGCGTCGAGCCTGGTGAAGATCGATACCAACGGCAACAAGCTCGACGACACACCGCACGCCGTCAACGTCGCGGCCTTCGTCATCCATGCCGCGATCCACACGTCGAACCACGACGCGGCCTGCGTGCTGCACACCCATTCCGACGCGAGCGTCGCGGTGTCTGGGCAGGAGAAGGGCCTGTTGCCGCTCAGCCAGTTCGCGATGCGCTTCTACGACAGGCAGGCCTTCCACGACTACGAAGGCGTCGCCATCGATCTCGATGAGCAGGCGCGTCTGGTGCGGGATCTCGGCCCGCACAAGGTCATGCTGATGCGCAATCACGGCATCCTCACCGTCGGCCGGACGCCCGGTGAGGCCTTCATGCTGCTCTATTATTTCGAGCGCGCCGCCCGGATCCAGCTTCAGATGCAAGCGGCCGCCGCGGCCGGCGCCACTCTCGTGATACCGCCGCACGAGGTGTGCGAGAAGGCAGCCCGCCAGTTCTGGGAATTGCAGGGCGACATCCTCGTGCCCGGCGAACGCGAATGGCCGGCGCTGATGCGCCAGCTCGACCGCACCGATCCATCCTATCGCAATTGA
- a CDS encoding ABC transporter ATP-binding protein: MQAARLPNPGPTTKAPQAHPKPEPLLELRAVTKTFGPVAALSGLQANIAPGEFVTVVGPSGCGKSTLFNIVAGLEEPDAGGILRFEGKSCHAADLLGRVSFMPQRDLLFPWRNVVDNAILALEVEGMPRDQARAKALKMLPEFGLAGFEKQYPNQLSGGMRQRVALMRTFLFERDLMLLDEPFGALDALTRAMMQRWLLDVWQKYRRTILFITHDVDEAIFLGDRVLVMTARPGSVKLEQVVDLPRPRRPEIVTAPEFVRLKRTLLDAIEEESMKSFQSSTAQEKTQ, translated from the coding sequence GTGCAGGCTGCCCGCCTTCCCAATCCCGGACCGACCACCAAAGCCCCGCAGGCGCACCCGAAGCCTGAGCCGCTGCTTGAACTACGTGCGGTGACCAAGACCTTCGGCCCCGTCGCCGCGCTGTCGGGACTTCAGGCGAACATCGCCCCCGGCGAGTTCGTCACCGTCGTCGGCCCGAGCGGCTGCGGCAAGAGCACGCTCTTCAACATCGTCGCCGGATTGGAAGAGCCGGACGCCGGCGGCATCCTGCGCTTCGAGGGCAAGAGCTGCCACGCGGCCGATCTGCTCGGCCGCGTCTCCTTCATGCCGCAGCGCGACCTGCTGTTTCCATGGCGGAACGTGGTCGACAACGCCATTCTCGCGCTCGAGGTCGAGGGCATGCCGCGCGATCAGGCGCGCGCCAAGGCACTGAAGATGCTGCCCGAGTTCGGGCTCGCCGGCTTTGAGAAGCAATATCCCAATCAATTGTCGGGCGGCATGCGCCAGCGCGTGGCCTTGATGCGCACGTTCCTGTTCGAACGCGACCTGATGCTGCTGGACGAGCCGTTCGGCGCGCTCGACGCGCTGACGCGAGCGATGATGCAACGCTGGCTGCTCGACGTATGGCAGAAATACCGTCGCACCATTCTTTTCATCACCCACGACGTCGACGAGGCGATCTTCCTCGGCGATCGCGTGCTCGTCATGACGGCCCGTCCCGGCTCGGTGAAGCTCGAACAGGTCGTCGATCTCCCCCGCCCGCGCCGGCCCGAGATCGTCACCGCCCCCGAATTCGTGCGCCTCAAGCGCACGCTGCTGGATGCGATCGAGGAGGAAAGCATGAAATCATTCCAATCCTCCACCGCGCAGGAGAAGACGCAGTGA
- a CDS encoding GntR family transcriptional regulator, with product MKNGHESLMASPGMTLAESLRQKLEGAIAAGHLEPGSRLDEQEIAQRFGVSRTPVREAFRLMAANHLVELRGRQGATVRSIKAQALIEMFQVMAELEGLCARLAARRVSQAWGNEIGEIHQRLVASGDAGDIDVFYDVNQEFHEAIYEASRNAFLAEQTRKLRNQVAAYRRRVTRMPNRIADTVREHEAIMQAILAHDPERAHSAMRDHVNLLGDNLLDFLAAFE from the coding sequence GTGAAAAATGGGCACGAATCCTTGATGGCAAGCCCCGGCATGACGCTCGCCGAGAGCTTGCGCCAGAAGCTTGAAGGCGCGATCGCGGCAGGCCATCTCGAGCCGGGCAGCCGGCTTGACGAGCAGGAGATCGCCCAGCGTTTCGGCGTCTCGCGCACACCGGTGCGGGAGGCGTTCCGTCTGATGGCCGCCAACCATCTGGTCGAACTGCGCGGGCGACAGGGAGCAACGGTTCGCAGCATCAAGGCCCAGGCGCTGATCGAGATGTTCCAGGTCATGGCAGAGCTCGAAGGCCTCTGCGCCCGGCTTGCCGCGCGGCGTGTCTCGCAGGCCTGGGGTAACGAAATTGGGGAGATTCATCAGCGGCTTGTGGCTTCTGGCGATGCTGGCGACATCGACGTCTTCTACGACGTCAATCAGGAGTTCCACGAGGCGATCTACGAGGCCTCGCGCAACGCCTTCCTGGCCGAGCAGACCCGCAAGCTGCGCAATCAGGTGGCGGCGTATCGCCGCCGGGTGACGCGCATGCCGAACCGGATCGCCGATACCGTCCGCGAGCACGAGGCGATCATGCAGGCGATCCTGGCCCACGATCCCGAGCGGGCGCACAGCGCCATGCGCGATCACGTCAACCTGCTCGGCGACAACCTTCTGGACTTCCTGGCCGCCTTCGAATGA
- a CDS encoding SDR family oxidoreductase, with translation MDLKLTNKTVLITGASKGIGLAVAELFAAEGGHLHLAARNGEAMLQAKRELEARHGVKIRIHALDLSSTAAMEKLAAEVGDIDILINNAGDIPAGSLEVLDDAAWRRGFDLKVFGYITLSRLYYPRMKGKDGVIINIIGNSGENWDASYIAGSTGNAALMSFTKALGGRSLDHGVRVVAVNPGPVATDRMLKIMKRKAIDMLGDEGRWEELFDKYPGKRPATSEEVADLVAFLSSPRSGYITGTVVTIDGGIAARGSVI, from the coding sequence GTGGACCTTAAGCTAACGAACAAGACCGTTCTGATCACGGGCGCGTCGAAAGGAATTGGACTTGCGGTGGCCGAGCTCTTCGCCGCGGAGGGGGGCCATCTGCATCTGGCCGCCCGCAACGGCGAGGCCATGCTCCAGGCCAAGCGGGAACTGGAAGCCCGCCACGGCGTGAAGATCAGGATCCATGCGCTCGACCTGTCGAGCACAGCTGCGATGGAGAAGCTCGCGGCCGAGGTCGGTGACATCGACATCCTCATCAACAATGCCGGCGATATCCCGGCCGGTTCGCTCGAGGTCCTTGATGACGCTGCGTGGCGGCGCGGCTTCGACCTCAAGGTGTTCGGCTACATCACACTGTCGCGCCTTTATTATCCGCGCATGAAGGGCAAGGACGGCGTCATCATCAATATCATCGGCAATTCCGGCGAGAACTGGGATGCGAGCTACATCGCAGGCAGCACCGGCAATGCGGCGCTGATGTCCTTCACCAAGGCGCTCGGCGGCAGGAGCCTCGATCACGGGGTGCGTGTCGTCGCGGTCAATCCGGGGCCGGTAGCCACCGACCGTATGCTCAAGATCATGAAGCGCAAGGCGATCGACATGCTCGGCGACGAGGGCCGCTGGGAGGAACTGTTCGACAAATACCCGGGCAAGCGGCCCGCGACCTCAGAGGAAGTCGCCGATCTCGTTGCTTTCCTCTCCTCGCCCCGGTCCGGCTATATTACCGGCACCGTGGTGACGATCGACGGCGGCATCGCCGCGCGCGGCTCGGTAATCTGA
- a CDS encoding pyridoxal phosphate-dependent aminotransferase, whose protein sequence is MSGPQSAALLRNRYFDELSATPGLYWLGQNTNHVESHPAVREAMLRSIEAGEFNAYAPPLGFEALRAAIVADLGTPGAEALVTEGGVNALAMICRARCKPGTTLVTTDPTWKWPCLFARQQGAEVIEIPIYDPACNYRLTPEALKAHVDERTAIIYLVDPNNPLGIRYTREEIESFAAIARNCGALLVHDCTYRDFADGHTPALHVAPEGSVVSTSFSKWLGLAGLRIGALIAAPNLFEELAQTSTSVLGASVIAQRAAQAGLSVKAEWMKKVRSADRANKAMIQEAAVAIDGLALPIMPSHGNFLVLETVAAGIRPEALVECYRRQGIMIRQGTYHTQRFGDRFVKISTSVPQSWVEKLCTLLPEMVAQARTLNDLPPQF, encoded by the coding sequence ATGTCAGGACCTCAATCCGCGGCGCTCCTGCGCAACCGCTATTTCGACGAGCTCTCGGCGACGCCGGGGCTCTACTGGCTCGGCCAGAACACCAACCACGTCGAGAGCCATCCCGCCGTGCGCGAGGCGATGCTGCGCTCGATCGAGGCCGGCGAGTTCAATGCCTATGCTCCGCCGCTCGGCTTCGAGGCGCTGCGCGCCGCGATCGTCGCCGACCTCGGCACGCCCGGTGCAGAGGCGCTGGTGACCGAGGGCGGCGTCAACGCGCTGGCCATGATCTGCCGTGCGCGCTGCAAGCCCGGCACGACGCTGGTGACTACCGATCCGACCTGGAAATGGCCGTGCCTGTTCGCGCGCCAGCAGGGCGCCGAGGTGATCGAGATTCCGATCTATGATCCGGCCTGCAACTACCGCCTGACGCCCGAGGCGCTGAAGGCCCATGTCGACGAGCGCACAGCGATCATCTACCTGGTCGATCCCAACAATCCGCTCGGCATTCGTTACACGCGCGAGGAGATCGAGAGCTTTGCAGCGATCGCGCGGAATTGCGGCGCGTTGCTGGTGCACGACTGCACCTACCGTGATTTTGCCGATGGGCACACGCCTGCTCTTCACGTGGCTCCGGAAGGCTCGGTTGTCTCGACCAGCTTTTCGAAATGGCTGGGCCTTGCGGGTCTGCGGATCGGCGCTCTCATCGCCGCGCCGAACCTGTTCGAAGAGCTGGCGCAGACCTCCACGAGTGTTCTGGGCGCAAGTGTCATTGCCCAGCGTGCGGCGCAGGCGGGGCTTTCGGTCAAGGCCGAATGGATGAAGAAGGTTCGCAGCGCCGACCGGGCCAACAAGGCGATGATCCAGGAGGCGGCTGTCGCGATCGACGGATTGGCACTACCGATCATGCCATCGCACGGCAACTTCCTGGTGCTCGAAACCGTCGCGGCGGGCATCCGCCCCGAGGCGCTGGTCGAATGCTATCGTCGGCAGGGCATCATGATCCGCCAGGGCACTTACCATACGCAGCGTTTCGGCGACCGCTTCGTGAAGATCAGCACCTCCGTGCCTCAGTCCTGGGTCGAGAAGCTCTGTACATTGTTGCCGGAGATGGTTGCGCAGGCGCGCACGCTCAACGACCTGCCGCCGCAATTCTAG
- a CDS encoding alpha/beta hydrolase, whose translation MTMITTRDGVKLYVEEVGEGTPILFIHEFGGNHASWEPQLRFFSRRHRCITYAARGYPPSDVPESVEAYSQALAADDAVAVLDALKIEKAHIVGLSMGGFCTVHVGLRTPERALSLTVAGAGYGCEKEHEEYFRGVSLEVADNFEKQGAKEFSKIYALGASRVQFQNKDPRGWREFADRLATHSDRGAANTMRGVQARRPSFYDLEDSLKKMMVPTLVVVGDEDDHCLQPGIFLKKTIPACGLSVFPKTGHTLNLEEPAAFNALLAEFIAQVEAGRWLPRDPRALPDQIMRTK comes from the coding sequence ATGACGATGATCACGACCAGGGACGGTGTGAAGCTCTACGTGGAGGAGGTCGGCGAGGGCACACCGATCCTCTTCATCCATGAATTCGGCGGCAATCACGCGAGCTGGGAACCGCAGCTCCGCTTTTTCAGCCGGCGCCATCGCTGCATCACCTATGCCGCACGTGGCTATCCGCCATCGGATGTGCCGGAGAGCGTAGAGGCCTATTCGCAGGCGCTTGCTGCGGACGATGCGGTTGCAGTGCTCGATGCGCTGAAGATCGAGAAAGCGCACATCGTCGGTCTCTCGATGGGAGGCTTTTGCACGGTGCATGTCGGTCTGCGTACGCCCGAGCGTGCCTTGTCGTTGACCGTTGCGGGCGCCGGCTATGGCTGCGAGAAGGAGCACGAGGAGTATTTTCGCGGCGTCTCCCTCGAGGTTGCCGATAATTTCGAGAAGCAGGGCGCGAAAGAGTTCTCCAAGATCTATGCGCTCGGCGCGAGCCGGGTGCAGTTCCAGAACAAGGATCCGCGCGGCTGGCGGGAATTTGCCGATCGTCTCGCTACCCATTCCGATCGAGGGGCGGCCAACACCATGCGCGGCGTCCAGGCGCGGCGGCCGTCGTTCTACGATCTCGAGGACAGTCTGAAGAAGATGATGGTGCCGACGCTGGTCGTCGTCGGCGACGAGGACGACCACTGTCTCCAGCCCGGGATCTTCCTCAAGAAGACCATTCCAGCCTGCGGTCTCTCCGTCTTCCCCAAGACCGGCCACACCCTCAATCTGGAAGAGCCGGCGGCGTTCAACGCGCTGCTCGCCGAGTTCATCGCCCAGGTCGAGGCCGGCCGCTGGCTGCCGCGCGATCCGCGTGCGCTGCCGGACCAGATCATGCGCACGAAGTAG
- a CDS encoding Zn-dependent hydrolase, protein MPRPLIDADRLWTRLMALAEIGATPAGGVNRQALSDGEIAAWRRVIGWALEAGLTPSTDAAGNLFLALAGQDRAAPPLLLGSHLDSQPTGGKFDGAAGVMAALEAAVSLAEQGERPARDVIVVAWMNEEGSRFAPGMMGSEAFTGERDMAAIRAARDADGVSVGEALDCLFRAFPDLPHRPLGFAVESYFELHIEQGPLLEAAACTIGVVIGIQGKKTFQVVVEGAEGHAGTLAQQERRDALAAFARIATALHGEIGTIDTDIKFTIGRLSVQPNAPSVVPSRVSFSIDLRHPNNSVLDAAGARIAALCGQHAPPCLVTVTPLVDAASNEFDPRLRELIAQAARDQEFSAMRILSSAGHDARHLAKVCPASMIFIPCRDGASHVEDEWAEPADVAAGASVLAQVLREVAFTRQSFAAGREEGG, encoded by the coding sequence ATGCCCCGACCTCTGATCGATGCCGATCGACTCTGGACCCGCTTGATGGCGCTTGCCGAGATCGGGGCGACGCCCGCCGGCGGGGTCAACCGTCAGGCGCTGAGTGACGGCGAGATCGCCGCATGGCGCCGCGTCATTGGCTGGGCGCTCGAAGCGGGGTTGACGCCGTCGACAGATGCCGCGGGAAACCTGTTTCTGGCGCTGGCGGGCCAAGATCGCGCCGCGCCGCCGCTCTTGCTCGGCAGTCATCTCGATAGCCAGCCGACCGGTGGCAAATTCGACGGTGCGGCCGGCGTGATGGCGGCACTCGAGGCGGCGGTTTCGCTAGCCGAACAAGGCGAGAGGCCGGCGCGCGACGTCATCGTCGTCGCCTGGATGAACGAGGAAGGCTCGCGCTTCGCGCCGGGCATGATGGGCTCGGAGGCCTTTACGGGCGAACGTGACATGGCGGCGATCCGCGCGGCGCGCGATGCAGACGGCGTCAGCGTTGGCGAAGCGCTCGATTGTCTCTTTCGGGCCTTTCCCGATCTGCCGCACAGGCCGCTAGGCTTTGCCGTGGAGAGCTATTTCGAATTGCACATCGAGCAGGGACCGCTGCTGGAGGCGGCCGCCTGCACGATCGGCGTTGTCATCGGCATCCAAGGCAAGAAGACCTTTCAGGTGGTTGTCGAGGGTGCGGAGGGACACGCAGGTACGCTCGCGCAGCAGGAGAGGCGTGATGCGCTCGCGGCCTTTGCGCGCATCGCAACGGCGCTTCATGGTGAGATCGGCACCATCGACACCGACATCAAATTCACGATCGGCCGCCTCTCCGTCCAGCCCAACGCGCCTTCGGTGGTGCCGTCGCGCGTCAGTTTCAGCATCGATCTGCGCCATCCGAACAATTCCGTACTTGACGCGGCGGGTGCGCGCATCGCGGCGCTCTGCGGCCAGCATGCACCGCCGTGCCTGGTTACGGTGACTCCACTGGTCGACGCAGCCTCGAACGAGTTCGATCCGCGCCTGCGCGAGCTGATTGCGCAGGCCGCACGCGACCAGGAATTTTCGGCCATGCGTATCCTGTCGTCTGCCGGTCACGACGCGCGCCATTTGGCCAAAGTCTGTCCGGCGTCGATGATATTCATCCCCTGCCGGGACGGTGCGAGCCATGTGGAGGACGAATGGGCCGAGCCGGCTGATGTCGCCGCCGGCGCGTCTGTCCTGGCGCAGGTGCTGCGAGAGGTTGCGTTCACCAGGCAGTCCTTCGCTGCGGGGCGTGAGGAGGGAGGATGA